In the Sarcophilus harrisii chromosome 3, mSarHar1.11, whole genome shotgun sequence genome, one interval contains:
- the LOC100933217 gene encoding high affinity choline transporter 1, whose translation MAFHVEGLIAIIVFYLLILMVGIWAAWKTKNSGSSEDSEAIIVGGRDISLLIGAFTMTATWVGGSFIHGTAEAVYVPGYGLAWAQAPIGYSLSLILGGLFFAKPMRSQGYVTMLDPFQQVYGKYMNVLIFIPALMGEIFWAAANFSALGVNISVIIDININLSVIVSALIAILYTLVGRLYSVAYTDVVQLFCIFLGLWISVPFAMSHHAVADIGFTAVHKLFQEPWLGSLKSNDVYTWIDNFLLLMIGGIPWQPYFQRVLSSSSATYAQLLSFLAAFGCLVMALPGILIGAIGASTDWNKTTYGLPHPIEREEANMILPIVLQYLCPVYISFFGLGAVTAAVMSSADSSILSASSMFAQNIYQLLFRQNVSTILKIIILSPFSLRGFLISYFI comes from the exons ATGGCTTTCCATGTGGAAGGATTGATAGCTATCATTGTATTCTATCTTCTGATATTGATGGTTGGAATATGGGCTGCTTGGAAAACCAAGAACAGTGGCAGTTCAGAAGATAGTGAAGCGATTATAGTTGGTGGCAGAGATATAAGTTTGCTAATTGGTGCATTTACTATGACTG CCACCTGGGTTGGAGGAAGTTTTATACATGGGACAGCTGAAGCAGTTTATGTACCAGGTTATGGTTTAGCTTGGGCACAAGCACCAATTGGATATTCACTTAGCTTGATtttag GTGGTCTGTTTTTTGCAAAACCAATGCGTTCCCAAGGATATGTGACTATGTTAGATCCATTTCAGCAAGTCTATGGGAAGTACATGAATGTACTCATCTTTATTCCTGCCCTAATGGGTGAAATATTCTGGGCTGCAGCTAATTTCTCTGCCTTGG gtGTAAACATCAGTGTGATTATTGATATCAATATAAACCTTTCAGTTATTGTTTCTGCCTTGATTGCAATTCTGTATACCCTGGTGGGTAGACTCTACTCAGTGGCCTACACTGATGTTGTGCAACTCTTCTGCATTTTTTTGGGACTG TGGATCAGCGTACCTTTTGCGATGTCACATCATGCTGTGGCAGACATTGGATTTACTGCTGTGCATAAACTTTTCCAGGAACCTTGGTTAGGATCTCTTAAATCAAATGACGTATACACTTGgattgataattttcttttactg ATGATCGGAGGGATTCCATGGCAACCCTATTTTCAAAGAGTTCTGTCATCATCTTCAGCAACCTATGCTCAGCTTCTATCCTTTTTGGCAGCTTTTGGGTGTTTAGTGATGGCTCTCCCTGGAATACTTATTGGTGCAATTGGAGCATCAACAG ATTGGAATAAGACTACATATGGTCTTCCACACCCCATAGAAAGGGAAGAAGCAAATATGATTTTACCCATTGTGCTGCAGTATCTCTGTCCagtatacatttctttctttggccTGGGTGCAGTAACAGCTGCTGTAATGTCATCTGCAGATTCTTCTATCCTATCAGCAAGTTCAATGTTTGCTCAAAATATCTACCAACTATTATTCAGACAAAATGtaagtactattttaaaaataatcattctgtCTCCCTTTTCCCTAAGGGGATTCcttatttcctatttcatttaA